One Drosophila kikkawai strain 14028-0561.14 chromosome 3L, DkikHiC1v2, whole genome shotgun sequence genomic window carries:
- the LOC108071590 gene encoding uncharacterized protein, with protein MSLNPLAGIGRANGQKESGLNLKSTLVQAIILLVACVLFGANLNYASFPPGTVIDIKLGDVTLEQFSYVPTRDGYEFNYTLPDGTFRDEIGKVLTGSSAAQDLENANNLAKNHRPSREQGLKVRKLSGKSLSSLAG; from the exons ATGAGTCTAAATCCACTGGCAGGCATCGGTCGTGCAAATGGCCAGAAGGAGTCCGGTCTCAATCTTAAGAGCACACTGGTCCAGGCCATCATCCTGTTGGTGGCCTGTGTCCTATTCGGAGCCAATCTGAACTATGCCTCCTTTCCACCCGGCACTGTGATCGATATCAAGCTGGGCGATGTCACCCTGGAGCAGTTCAGCTATGTGCCAACACGCGATGGATACGAGTTCAA CTACACCCTTCCCGATGGCACTTTCCGCGATGAGATTGGCAAAGTGCTGACTGGATCCTCGGCTGCCCAGGATCTGGAAAATGCCAATAATCTGGCCAAGAACCATCGTCCCTCCCGTGAACAGGGCCTGAAGGTGCGCAAGCTCTCAGGAAAATCGCTTTCCTCTCTGGCGGGTTAA